The region TGTTCTACTATATTTTGAGATTAGAGTAGTGTTTTATTTCAGTCGGCCACCGAATCTACAGTGCATTTCTTGATCAATagtaaataaaacaattctGCTACATAAAAGtatgtataagattattttttAGAAGGTTTAATCGCGATTTGCTGGTGGCTCTTGATATATTTGGATTTGATATTCTTTTTCGTTGACAAGTAATCAGATGCACACGTTCAAAATATTAAAcacatttgattttttaattatatattctCTTTGTGCGAACGCATggatgtatgtgtatgtacgtgtatGATTGTGTGACAGTTTTGTGCGCCTCTGTCATTGTGGAGGATCAACAACGGAGTGGGTTCTGGAGTCCCGACAGGCTGCCAACTCTACCAGCTGACATCACCAACTCACTTTGTAGCAGTACTCAAGAGAAGTGGTGGGTATCATAAATGATTGTACTCGAAAAGAATCACCTTGTGACTTTCGAGGATTCAAAGAACCATCCATACTTACACTTACTGATATGataggtggaaaaaattatcttataattattccagtatttcaaatattcgaGTTATAACTATTTTTGAATAGATTTTTATTCGTGTCTTAATAATTCAtgataagatttttttaaccCATTATCAACTTATATATGCAAGTATTTCAATTAGATGAGTCGATGGTGCGCTTCCATAAATATTTAACAGCTTTATGTTCTCTTTTCACCTGATATTCGAATTCCATAATATATGTTCTTATATGCTATACACTTACATTGCAGATGCCTTAGAatgaatgatgaaattttagcataaaaaatcaattttccgaGAAGGATACTGATTTTCTTAGctggtaaaaataatatttttaaaatttcatcttaCAACAAAACTACTAAAGCAGTATAAATAGTATTTGTAGTTGGAGAAATTGACGAACATAGTGTAATATCAAATTTCGGCTAATAGACAGATCCTTCTCCTTTACAATGCTTtgaatacataaatatttgGGACATGTTTTAAGTTACAGTTAACGCAATCTGAACTTAATAATATGTGATATAACACTGTATTGACTAAGCCTCAATATCATCTTTAACAATAGGTGGACAGCAGCATACAGGATGTATCGAGACCAGGAAGGAGTTGGAAGTGAGATTGGAGAAATAAGACAAATATTACAACACGGTCTTGAGGTAGTTCGTTGCATAGACAATCATGGATTACATCCGTGTCTCTTGGTCCATTTGGCACGTATCTTCCATCACAGAGTACGTTTTTATCAGGATTATAGATCTTTTTGGAAAATGACTAATATTGATCATTAATACTACGATGTTTCTTTAATCATCTTAGGTTAAagtgatgaaagaaaaaaatgaagaacacAGTGATATTCCAGCACTGGAGGCTCGCTGTGAACTTTATTGGTCTGCAGCTGTTCCTCTGTTAGAGAGACTTCAAAATAATCAGACTATACGTACTATAGCTACGAAATTGTTTGATTATCAAGGGTCagtatgtgatttgtaattctTCACATTGTGATTGAATCTAAGAATATGAAGTCTACTTAGGATGTCTACCAATAGTTGTGTTTGTATTATTCTTTCATAATTTGTCAATGTCGTTTAATTAATGagatttattttgtttacaacAGGAAAGATATGAACAACGTGGAATTAACAAACGCTTTGGAAGAAGGTAGATTGCTATTAGCTCAAAAATATCAACGAAATAAACAATATGAACAAGCAATTGAAGCATTAAGAGCATTAAAATGCCCAGAGGCCTCTTTCCAGCAAGCTCAGGTTGGTTTGATAATAATGCCAATAACTTCGTTAGGCACTTTTGTGGTTTGTAAACTCATGAAGTTTATAATGCTTTCAGATCTATAAAACACTTGCCGATGAGCTCGTTAGTTCATTACCCAGGGAAAGCTTGACATCAGAAATGCGTTCACAGCATATTATCATGTTGTCAAAAGCTCGAGATTGCTTTTATTTAACTCTCGATCGTTTACGCAGTCCAGGTACCAATCCGAAACACCCACTGGATTCAGAGCTTTGCCAGCATATTTctggaattgaaaatgaacTGAAACGCATTGATCCTGATTTATGGAGGAATGATCGTAAGTTTGCTTCTATTTTAtcgtgaaatttaattttttcatagtaAATATATGTGTTTTGAAGCACGgcatgtaaaattaatttcacaagCAGAGAACCTTACTCATCCACAAATCTTGAAATGTAATGAAAGAGTATTTTTTATGGTGGCCACTGGTCATGGTAAAATCAGAGAATCCGAAACATGGTCAGGGAATTTTATGGTGATATGGAGAGTGGAAGAATCAAATTTTCCTTGCTAAAaagcaaaattttaaaaatgacaATTCTCCATGTGCTCGGTTCCATAGCCATTACATAGATTGCAAACGTGTTTTTGAATACCGATCGATTCAGAGCTGTATTTCCTGGATATTCGAATTTAGACTGTTagttggagaaaaattataattcggGTGATCAGGaaagtcaggaaaaggtcaagGAATtcacttgactattttcagTGGTCGACATGTTtgtgattattaatttttctaacgAATTGCTTCACTTCATCTATGATACATTTATAATATCAGTACGTTCTAAtatgttttcaattattcgcgtGTACAGTCAACAGGAACGAGTGCGATGAATTGTCTGATGAGAGCTACTCATCTGCCCATAGTGGAGATCACGCTGTTATAAATACTTCCTATGGTCCAAGCAGTAATGTTCACAAATCTAATACACCTCAGAGGGCTACGCACCGGACACCAAATCAGTCTAGCACACCTTGCAAGCCCCAACACCAAGACATCTTGGAATTATCACGCAATCGAACTGTGAGTTATGATTTCTTAAAAGATTCTAAATGTACAAATTACTTTCGATCACAATACGAATAAGTTACTATTCCTTTTTCGTCTCTGATTTGACGATATGTAATTAAATGGTGTTAggaacaaaatttatttttacaaattatttgtATCCTGGATTTACGCTTCCTCATTTTAGTCAATTTCTTGACCATTCAGGAAGCAAGACCGAGTCCCGAACGCCTAGATGCTCAAATTCGTCAACTGATACACTCTAGGGACAATGGTATACAAACGATAATGGATCAAATGAAAGCTCTCTCAGAGACAGATAAGGTAGTGGTAGAACAATtgaaggaattgaaaaaagatgtAGGGGAAcaattgaaagaattgaagaaagaaGTAGCTGACTTACGAAGAGAGACTCAAAAGCAACGCCCGGTCAATAATCCAAGCCTTGCATCTCTAATTCCAAACCCTGAAGAAGATTTGTGTGTATTAGGTGAGGAAGACTATGGAGATTTGAGTTATGGTCCGGCTGTAGCCCCCCAACCATCAGGACCAGTTCCATCATTTCCTGCAAATATGTTTTCACCTACACCAAGACACCCAGCTTATTCTACGCTCGTGTATCCTCCCGCAGCACTGCAAGGATATTATCAAGGCACATTACCATTCAGTGATCCTTCTGCACATATTCCAACGCTGTATCCACCTAGTGTGTACCCAATGCCTGCTTTGTATCCTCGGCCGCCAGTTGATCAGAAGATTGGTACAATGCCGAAAATAATGGACAATATAATTCAGCAAGGAATTTTCACTCCTAGACTACCGAGTCAGGTGCCTGATTCAATTTCTATGCCTGATCAATCGCTACCAATTCAAGGACAGAGACTGGATACTGCAAAGAATGATAACACTATAGTCAATGATATTGCTCCTACCAAGGCTCCACCAGTTAACGTTGTAATAACTACTTCAGATACTCTACCGACAACAGTACCATCTGTTCAACCAATGTTGAGTGTTACTGTTCCTGCTCACCATAGACTGGGCGGAGGCCAGCCAGTATCAAATGTGCCACACAATTATCAGATATCGATGCCTTTGCAAGCAACTATTCCAACTACTGTAAACTTACCACCATTATCTACTACCTTGACGACAACCATTCCAACGAATTTGGCTGTTACCGAAAAGTCCAGTGGAAATGCAAGCATCTTGTCAACTAGCGTAACCAAAAGTTCAAACGAGTCGTATTCAGAAACTGGTCATAAATCAATTCGTGACTTTGCTCCAATTGTGTCATTACCTGCTGATATTGAAGTAACTACTACAGCATCCATTAGTGCCAATGTTGCACAAAAGTCTACCCATTCAAAACCTACTGGATTCACATTCATCAAAACTATGCAACCTGATCCAACTCCTGCATTTTCATTCGGGAGACCAACTTTGccagctgctgctgctgtaaATGTGCCTAATGTGATCAATATTCCCAATCAAGCTACGACGTCAACTGTTCTGTCTCTGAAGAAATCAATTGAAACAGAAACTCCTATAACTGGTATGCATAATTatgttttatcttttttttttttttttacatcttagGTGCTAAGTGTTTTCTTTTGCATTTCTCTTCTATGTAAGGATCCCCACGCAATCGTCGGAACTTTACCTTTTACTTTCTGAACATTGAAACCGTAGAATagagaacaaaatttcaaatctgtaAAAGGTGCAAACATCTGTTTATATTTTGTAGGTAGTACGTCACCAATTACATTATTTCCCCCCCGGACGCCACTCAGGCGCCCTCATGCTCCTGCACCAGCTACTTTGGTAGCAGCAGTCACTACTGGTATGCGAAAACGTTCACACAGTAGTTGCAGTTAAATGTAGTGATACTAGTAGTTAGGGTAGTGGTTGTGGCTGTGGTGATATCTGTAGTCATAAGTAGATTTGCATGTTGTGTTagtttctcgttttttttttccttgcaatttaaaaaaaaatatctacctgtaaagaatttttttgggTATAATCAAAGGAAATTTCGGACATTGttatcaatattttctaaATACGTCTATACCAACTAATTTCAAtagttgaaagttattttaaaaattctataaaatttttaaattctatttaTAActaaatacaataaataactTGGGATCCAGTTGAAGAAGCTATCATAACATAACGTTACATAATATAGCAAATTCAACTTACTTCATATTTACACAGTGTTAATTTGTCAGTAATGTATTTCGACGCATCGCAACTTCAAAGCTATTTTCCTGTATCTCCAAAAAAACTGTATGCTATAATCATCTAGTGTGAATTTATGGAAAATTTCgatgatttctttcaaaaccAGTTAGTTAATTATTAGTATCAAAAGCATTAACATGATTTTggtcattaaaaaatatttgaacctTTATAGAAGACAACTTTTAATATCATCATGAATTGAATACTCAGTTTCAATATATTTAGTTACGTGAACATGAATATTGTTGTATAGGGATGAACTCCTTTAAATAAATGTGTATTTCATGAATAGAGCTGAATAGAGTTTATATGGTTTGAGTCAGATGAAAAATCAACTAGCATTTGGAAGCCAGTAATTTTGGaagagtttattttttcttcgtagtAAAAAACTTATAAATCATTGTAAACtattaaaatataaagtagatctattatagaaaaattttccaaaaatgctATTCAACAATTCCAACGTTATTTTGTGCCAATCGTTTACCAGTAGTGAAGGCTGGTTATTTAATCTTTCAAATAAAACTTACTTAGGGATAAACTTTTTAACCGAAATTAATATACTCAGTCAAGTATTTGACTATATGGTAAGTTTTACTTGAATGATGCAATGACCATCTATAACTAACAGCTGCTATAATGAAAACCTCCACTACCCCATTCAAATTGGTAGTAATATTACGCTTATTTTGTACGTAGTTACCACTTAatacgtttgttttttttttttttttttttttttccataccgTTATCAAAACTGGGTTACATAGGTAAAATAATACGgtaaaatattcttttatCAGGTAAATCACCTGAGAAATCTCATCAAAGTCTTGACCAGAATGTAATTAAAGATCCAGAAGATAAAGTGGACGAATTTGTCCCAACTGCTGAATTTTCTCCTGTCATTGCTCTACCAGACATTGTTGAGGTAGTTACTGGTGAAGAAGGGGAAACTGTTCTATTTCAAGAACGTGCAAAATTGTTACGGTTTGACAGTGATTCCAAACAATGGAAGGAAAGAGGAATTGGTCAAATGAAAGTAAGATTAAAGAACCAACACATACAATCGTAAATTTCGAAACGTTATTAAATTAATGCTGTAAATTATTTACGAAATATAATACTTAGTACTTTTACAATCAACACTccttaaattattttcagatctTACTCGACCCAGCTACAGGAAAAGTTCGCTTGCTAATGCGTAGGGAACAGGTTCTCAAAGTTTGTTGTAATCATTTGCTGCtgtctgaaataaaattttcatttatggCTGGAAACAATAAAGCTGTTAATTGGTGTGCTCAAGATTATAGCGAAGGAGAAGTTGTTCCAGTAATGTTCGCAATTCGTTTTAAAACAGCTGATCAGGTTAGTTTTACTCATTAATGACTATAATACATTGCGCCTTGTAAAATTGGAGAAATCAAGGACTTTTAGCTTACATCTGTAATGAAAATAGTACGATGAAGTAAATTCTCCAACATTGAACTGATATTTGTCCCTATTTAGGGAATAACTTTCTCAAGTGCAGGTCACAGTTATACCTTATAACAATTTTTAGCTGCATGAAAATTATTAGTGATATCAAATTATagtatataatacaaataataatttctctttCAGGCATCTGAATTCTACAATGTGTTGACGATTCAACAAAAGAAAATGGTAAATGATCGTATTCCTACAGAGGCAGCACCACAAAAAAtgacaaacaaaaatttaaaagaacAATCTAAAGAGGACAAAGCTGACAGTAAACAGAATAAGTCATTGGCAGAAATGTTTAAACCTGCGGCTGGTTCTTGGGAATGTGGAGCATGTTACACTAGAAATGATGCAACGAAAAGTAAATGTTTGGCATGTGAATCACCTGCTCCAAACACCACTAAGACGACTCTTGTAAAATCACCTGTAACTCCTGAACAACCCATCCCAAGCAGTGCATCATCAGAAGTCAAATCCTTATCGATTGGTCAAAGTACTACTTCATCTGATAAAGTTCCGCTTTCACAGCTTTTCAAGCCTAGCGCTGGATCCTGGGATTGCAAGGACTGTTACCTTGTTAATAGTGcaacaaataattattgtgTTGCTTGCGATTCACCCAAGAATCCATCCATGCCAGCTAAACCAAAAACTAGTGGCTTCAATATCACAAGCTCCTCTGCATCGGCGCCATCGTTTTCATTTGGTATTTCACAGACTGCACCAAAAGATCCTGCTCTTTGTTTTACCTTTGGTACACCTAAATCTGATGCTAAAGCTGCTGGTGATACGGCAAAGATCCATATTGGATATTCGTTTGGGTCTTCAAATCTGAATGATAGTGCTACTTTTACTTTTGGGACTCCTCAAAATTTGGGAGTAGCACAAAATCAGGAAAAACCGTTTCAATTTGGATCACCaggaaaattatttgatttccAGTTTCAACCTAAATCTCCTGTGAAGTCACCAGGTGGCGATGAAACGAGTGAAGAAGAAGTTGTTGAGAGTGAGGACGTTTATTTCCCTCCAGTTATTCCGCTACCTGATAAAGTTGACGTAAAAACTGGTGAAGAAAACGAGGCTGTACTGTACAGTCACAGAGCTAAACTATTTAGATATGAGTCTGCTACTAAAGAGTGGAAAGAGCGTGGACTGGGTGACATAAAACTTCTGAAGCACAGAGAGACCGGAAAACTCCGCTTATTAATGAGAAGAGATCAAGTTCTGAAATTATGCTTAAACCACGTCATTACTTCAGACATGGAATTTACTTCTAAAGATGATAAAACCTGGTTATGGTACGCTGCTGATTACAGTGAGGGTGATATTTCTCACGAAAATTTCGCGTGCCGATTCAAGACTGCTGAAATAGCACAAGAGTTTAAGACTGCTATCAATAATGCCAAAGGATCTGTTGAGACGCCTGCTAACAAAGCTGAACCAAAGACAAGTACAAAATCACCAGAAACCATTAGGAAAAATTTGTTTGGTTGTTCCAGTTCTTCTTCAGACATTGAAATTGTTTATGAAAAAACAGTTACAGAGGAAGAAAAGGCTGCTGCATTGAAACTCAAGTTGCCAGAAAACTTTTATGCCTACAAAAACATGCCTGATTGTCCTGGGTGCATAGGCTGCAGAGATCCAGACTCATCTGCAATTGGTGAAAATCCTGAGACATCAAAGCCAGTTATCAGTCCACCCAAATTTGAGGTTAAGAAATGGCCTGTTGGCACCGTCGTAATGCCTTCTAAATCTACTTTGTTTGTTACTCCTAATCCGACCACAGCGTCATCTCATGACGCAACATCAGCGACTAGTCTTCCTGGTCTTGAAGAATTGAAGACAACATCTTCAAAATTGACTGGTAGCAGTACATCAACATCGACCAGCTCTGCAAGCACACTTACTTTGTTTGGCAAGCCAGTAGGAAATGTGATCGGAGGTATTAGCTCCACTACAAGTTCACCAAGCGTGACACCATCTGcacttggaaatattttttcacccaaaGTTACTATATCTTTTGGAACACCTGCAACAAGTAATCCTATTTTTGAAGGAGGTAATTCAATGATGACAACAACGTCTCAGGCTTCCGAACTAGGTGGTTTTACACTTCAGCCCTCACCTAATCAAACTAATTCTATTGTTACCTCTACTGTGCCAATCTTGGGGTCCGGCACAGGTAGTGctaatgttttttcttttggtgGTTCAACTGAAAAGACGGCAAGTTCTGGGACTGATGCCAAACCATTCGATGACTTGAAAATTTGTAGCCCTGCCAGCTTTGTAACACCAACAACGTTACCAACatctaatattttttctgGGTCAGGAAATCCTGTATTTGGCAATAATATTGCTCCTACACCATCTATATTTGATGGGGCTAAGTCAGCAACACCAGGTTTTGGTGCCGCCACAGTATTCAGCAATACTCAGAATCCTACAAATAACACGTTCATCAATTTTGGCATGGGTGCTCCGAAATCTAATACTGTACTAACAGGTACAACAGCATCTTCCAAATCGGACAAAACTCAAATACTCAAAGGACTGTCTAATGAGTCGACAACAAATTTACCTGTTTTTGGATCTATTGCGAACAACCAATCCACTTTGAATAGTAATAGCGAAATGCCTTCGACAGCTGGTACAAATTCAATATTTGGTCCTAAGAATAACACTACTTCGATGTTTGGCAGTACAATAAGCAAAGAATTGGGATCAAGTGGATTTGGGTTAAAATTAGATACTTTGGACAATAAGAAAACCGATGCATTTTCTTTTCTGCCAACGGATAATGTTACAACTTTTTCAACACTTGCTGCCAACGCACCACAACAACCAGCTTTTCAAAAAGGTATGTCTACTTCAACAGTTGTTGTCCTTGATATTGTAGCAAGGAAAAAagtttattcatatattttaaataaactttttttaagAAACGAAGCAAATTTCAGATCCAAACTTTTCATTTGTCGGAGCGGGCACCTCAGTATTTGGCACTAAAAAGCCAGTGAATACTAATGCACCTCAACCTCATCCACCAAAGGAAGATACAACAGGAAAGAGTAAAGATGATGACGAAGAGGTGGAGGAAAATGACAACGGTGAAGAACACGATCCACACTTTGAGCCAATAGTACCTCTACCAGATGCCATTGAAGTGCGCACTGGAGAAGAAGATGAGGAAAGAGGTTAGAAATTTACTAACGTTTACCGGCCATCCTTAGTGGAAtactaaataataatttaacttCACTTAAAGTTTTAGAACCCTCTGAGTGAAAAAAGTATCAATTCAGTATATTTGGTATAGAAAAACCTCAATAGAATGTTACGCTGGTCTATAGAATATGTACTTGATGCTATCGCTGACATaactgtgaaatttcactAAGTCAGTAATACTGGACAAAGTGCCTTTGAAGATTGACTTAAGATGACTGAAAATTCCTGCATCTCttagaaaattttgcaaagtAGAAATTCAACCttctctgaaatttttattatatttttcgtaGCGTACAAATCCTACAACCTTAAATCCTGTTCCACATGACTATGGCATTCGTCACACAGAGATATAATACATTATTACTTCCAACCAATATTCACTTGAATAACCCATTAATTTGAATAGCAGGTTCACttcattatatataatttcagaattttgcCAACGAGCTAAACTCTACAGATTTGTTAATTCGACTAAAGAATGGAAAGAAAGAGGTGTCGGTGAAATGAAACTATTGCATCATGTTGCTCATGGGACTTATCGTCTCTTGTTGCGTAGAGAACAAGTTCACAAGGTGGTCTGTAACTTGTTATTGACAGCAGATCAAGAATTTCACACACTGAACAGCTCTGATAGAGCTTGGTGCTGGGCTGGGATGAATTATGCAGAGGAAGAACCTGCGGTTGAGGAACTTGCcgttaaatttaaaaattcacaacttGCAGCTGAGTTCAAGGAAGCCATTGACAAGGCGCAGCTTGAATTGCGAGACAGACAAAACATCAGCCAAGGTAGCTAATCTATCAGAACCAATAACGTAATGTatgatattttatcatttattgattttatctTCATGGTACTCGCAATTCTGAAGACAAGGTTTATGTATATTTCCATGCTTTGTTATTGACATTCTGAATttgtgattgtttttttttttttttataattttttttatacagatgTCTGAACGGTTGATAGTATGCAATATGGTGGTGAAAAATACAATCTCCTTGTGTTAATTTGCAGTCTAGAATGTATTGGTTTTCTAATTGGTTAATTCTTTTGTACTATCAGTTTACACCAGTACAACTGCTAAAACTGTTTTGCTTGGAAATGTACCTGGctttgtgataaaaattgttatactAATGTAAGAAATAATTCTGTATCGAACAAAATCGTCTGCAGTTTAAATTGTGTGTATAGTATAAATACAATGTAACGCTTGGTCGATTTCACTACAGCAGCATACATCCGTCAGGGCACTGGTATTTTGtgtcgaaataaaataatactaaCACAATTGCTGATCAAATTTAATTTGGTTTGGC is a window of Neodiprion pinetum isolate iyNeoPine1 chromosome 4, iyNeoPine1.2, whole genome shotgun sequence DNA encoding:
- the LOC124217393 gene encoding E3 SUMO-protein ligase RanBP2 isoform X2 — protein: MFHDKKSVDRHVQDILRKLKTENERNLRCYNIAKLYYQVGDYESARRYVSCYLEVREDSANAHKLLGQTLEALGQKEAALAKYKCSLEIDGKQDDLVLKVCEILADTDVGMDVSRARYWLERADKQFPHHPVVFQLKEKLLTVDRPNDNAEDLEALIASELSARPKDVTLRVKLLHHYMVKNRLEDGYKHAMGVESTFTFRDNISWYQTICELFGKCKDSKSSDWTFWMLYISALERFAALSLKEQGDGPKKSIPEVAQAILNFDQNLTEAEHHKKLSNDPTFAEHMFAHMWGQLHLHLACLMLRKTKREHQSWSEAGRLCSPLLLCALHTNPPDPTALWATKLKDLRRAQVNLWYREGSYRCSQAGHVLQDYARNDTKRFLDKIDKFCTGAWRERVYQRIFVSRVQQQLMKSSYFANHSSPNPSLRLCTYNELKHHDEVSEEVWPSSLHHQVWLGIKHRPHHNNHNNFIGPQPHQYCHIFPELQFSVYNLSHGGADSLSRLDIDAFLNAAVLCASVIVEDQQRSGFWSPDRLPTLPADITNSLCSSTQEKWWTAAYRMYRDQEGVGSEIGEIRQILQHGLEVVRCIDNHGLHPCLLVHLARIFHHRVKVMKEKNEEHSDIPALEARCELYWSAAVPLLERLQNNQTIRTIATKLFDYQGKDMNNVELTNALEEGRLLLAQKYQRNKQYEQAIEALRALKCPEASFQQAQIYKTLADELVSSLPRESLTSEMRSQHIIMLSKARDCFYLTLDRLRSPGTNPKHPLDSELCQHISGIENELKRIDPDLWRNDLNRNECDELSDESYSSAHSGDHAVINTSYGPSSNVHKSNTPQRATHRTPNQSSTPCKPQHQDILELSRNRTEARPSPERLDAQIRQLIHSRDNGIQTIMDQMKALSETDKVVVEQLKELKKDVGEQLKELKKEVADLRRETQKQRPVNNPSLASLIPNPEEDLCVLGEEDYGDLSYGPAVAPQPSGPVPSFPANMFSPTPRHPAYSTLVYPPAALQGYYQGTLPFSDPSAHIPTLYPPSVYPMPALYPRPPVDQKIGTMPKIMDNIIQQGIFTPRLPSQVPDSISMPDQSLPIQGQRLDTAKNDNTIVNDIAPTKAPPVNVVITTSDTLPTTVPSVQPMLSVTVPAHHRLGGGQPVSNVPHNYQISMPLQATIPTTVNLPPLSTTLTTTIPTNLAVTEKSSGNASILSTSVTKSSNESYSETGHKSIRDFAPIVSLPADIEVTTTASISANVAQKSTHSKPTGFTFIKTMQPDPTPAFSFGRPTLPAAAAVNVPNVINIPNQATTSTVLSLKKSIETETPITGKSPEKSHQSLDQNVIKDPEDKVDEFVPTAEFSPVIALPDIVEVVTGEEGETVLFQERAKLLRFDSDSKQWKERGIGQMKILLDPATGKVRLLMRREQVLKVCCNHLLLSEIKFSFMAGNNKAVNWCAQDYSEGEVVPVMFAIRFKTADQASEFYNVLTIQQKKMVNDRIPTEAAPQKMTNKNLKEQSKEDKADSKQNKSLAEMFKPAAGSWECGACYTRNDATKSKCLACESPAPNTTKTTLVKSPVTPEQPIPSSASSEVKSLSIGQSTTSSDKVPLSQLFKPSAGSWDCKDCYLVNSATNNYCVACDSPKNPSMPAKPKTSGFNITSSSASAPSFSFGISQTAPKDPALCFTFGTPKSDAKAAGDTAKIHIGYSFGSSNLNDSATFTFGTPQNLGVAQNQEKPFQFGSPGKLFDFQFQPKSPVKSPGGDETSEEEVVESEDVYFPPVIPLPDKVDVKTGEENEAVLYSHRAKLFRYESATKEWKERGLGDIKLLKHRETGKLRLLMRRDQVLKLCLNHVITSDMEFTSKDDKTWLWYAADYSEGDISHENFACRFKTAEIAQEFKTAINNAKGSVETPANKAEPKTSTKSPETIRKNLFGCSSSSSDIEIVYEKTVTEEEKAAALKLKLPENFYAYKNMPDCPGCIGCRDPDSSAIGENPETSKPVISPPKFEVKKWPVGTVVMPSKSTLFVTPNPTTASSHDATSATSLPGLEELKTTSSKLTGSSTSTSTSSASTLTLFGKPVGNVIGGISSTTSSPSVTPSALGNIFSPKVTISFGTPATSNPIFEGGNSMMTTTSQASELGGFTLQPSPNQTNSIVTSTVPILGSGTGSANVFSFGGSTEKTASSGTDAKPFDDLKICSPASFVTPTTLPTSNIFSGSGNPVFGNNIAPTPSIFDGAKSATPGFGAATVFSNTQNPTNNTFINFGMGAPKSNTVLTGTTASSKSDKTQILKGLSNESTTNLPVFGSIANNQSTLNSNSEMPSTAGTNSIFGPKNNTTSMFGSTISKELGSSGFGLKLDTLDNKKTDAFSFLPTDNVTTFSTLAANAPQQPAFQKDPNFSFVGAGTSVFGTKKPVNTNAPQPHPPKEDTTGKSKDDDEEVEENDNGEEHDPHFEPIVPLPDAIEVRTGEEDEEREFCQRAKLYRFVNSTKEWKERGVGEMKLLHHVAHGTYRLLLRREQVHKVVCNLLLTADQEFHTLNSSDRAWCWAGMNYAEEEPAVEELAVKFKNSQLAAEFKEAIDKAQLELRDRQNISQENKYQESVEPPEDENEDDDENEDDIDEEDDEASYSIMFEKRATLLAQQNDDSIWQNVAMGDLKVLFDSDIFGARIVLEADTTGEIVSNTVISIQTEMQVNEKECTWSAIDYALEIPVKRNLKAIFSSLPVAREMFAVFEEGLGFARESEILEPEYYIPEEE